A window from Gallus gallus isolate bGalGal1 chromosome 5, bGalGal1.mat.broiler.GRCg7b, whole genome shotgun sequence encodes these proteins:
- the SIGIRR gene encoding single Ig IL-1-related receptor isoform X3, protein MPPEFCSVPPEIVAPAANETLELALGSQVVLNCTVRWAISEHCEPVPTWTKDGQWLGSESRQDSTWLGQNASERLLATVLQVNLTHNADFGVFACWVSNATASFTLRREEVAGHVSAVLAALLVLSLLVLLAGLYIRCRLSVLLWYRNHYGELEMNDGKLYDAYVSHATAPDDRKFVHFIVKPQLENRYGYKLYLDEQNIMPNAEPSADLIMNVSRCRRLIVVLSVAYLEQDWCNSSFREGLWRLLELSKKPIFIVFESQYREITHPAISLLKQHRSAVTLLVWRAGSMTPSSDFWKELCLALPRKVAFRRTMGDPQTQLQEDKDPMLILHSSYLDSRGDPHPDGDLGLRGCAFRSPLPPRISGPGGPTALATGTVEDTQLKDSHRSEIDISDLGSRNYGARTDFYCLVTEDDI, encoded by the exons ATGCCTCCAGAGTTTTGCAGTGTACCTCCTGAAATCGTTGCCCCGGCTGCCAATGAGACGCTGGAGCTGGCCCTGGGAAGCCAGGTTGTGCTGAACTGCACCGTGCGCTGGGCAATCAGTGAGCACTGTGAGCCCGTCCCCACCTGGACCAAGGATGGGCAGTGGCTGGGCAGCGAGAGCAGACAAGACAGCACGTG GCTTGGTCAAAATGCCTCGGAGCGTCTCCTTGCCACCGTCCTGCAGGTCAACCTCACGCACAATGCCGATTTTGGGGTGTTTGCCTGCTGGGTCAGCAATGCTACAGCCAGCTTCACCCTGCGGAGAGAGG AGGTTGCAGGGCACGtgagtgcagtgctggctgccctgTTGGTCCTGtccctcctggtgctgctggcagggctctATATCAGATGCCGCCTGAGCGTGCTGCTCTGGTACAGGAACCACTACGGCGAGCTGGAGATGAACG ACGGGAAGCTGTACGATGCTTATGTGTCCCATGCCACCGCTCCAGATGACCGAAAGTTTGTCCACTTCATTGTCAAACCACAGCTGGAGAACCGCTATGGCTACAAGCTCTACCTGGATGAGCAGAACATCATGCCCAATGCTG AGCCATCAGCAGACCTCATCATGAACGTGAGCAGGTGCCGGCGTCTCATTGTGGTCCTCTCTGTGGCGTACCTGGAGCAGGACTGGTGCAACAGCAGCTTTAG GGAAGGGCTCTGGAGGTTGCTGGAGCTTTCCAAGAAACCCATCTTCATCGTCTTTGAGAGCCAGTACCGGGAGATCACACACCCTGCCATCAGCCTGCTGAAGCAACACAGGAGCGCTGTGACCTTGCTGGTTTGGCGAGCAGGCTCCATG ACCCCATCGTCAGACTTCTGGAAGGAGCTGTGCCTGGCCCTGCCACGCAAGGTAGCCTTCCGGCGGACCATgggggacccacagacccagCTACAGGAGGACAAGGACCCCATGCTCATCCTGCACAGCAGCTACTTGGACAGCCGGGGGGACCCCCATCCAGATGGAGACCTGG GCCTCCGTGGATGTGCTTTCAGAAGTCCCCTTCCTCCCCGCATCAGTGGCCCCGGGGGGCCCACAGCTTTGGCCACCGGCACAGTGGAAGACACGCAGCTGAAGGACAGCCACAGATCTGAGATTGACATCTCTGACCTGGGCTCACGCAACTACGGCGCCCGCACAGACTTCTACTGCCTGGTGACAGAAGATGACATCTGA
- the SIGIRR gene encoding single Ig IL-1-related receptor, with protein MAEFCSVPPEIVAPAANETLELALGSQVVLNCTVRWAISEHCEPVPTWTKDGQWLGSESRQDSTWLGQNASERLLATVLQVNLTHNADFGVFACWVSNATASFTLRREEVAGHVSAVLAALLVLSLLVLLAGLYIRCRLSVLLWYRNHYGELEMNDGKLYDAYVSHATAPDDRKFVHFIVKPQLENRYGYKLYLDEQNIMPNAEPSADLIMNVSRCRRLIVVLSVAYLEQDWCNSSFREGLWRLLELSKKPIFIVFESQYREITHPAISLLKQHRSAVTLLVWRAGSMTPSSDFWKELCLALPRKVAFRRTMGDPQTQLQEDKDPMLILHSSYLDSRGDPHPDGDLGLRGCAFRSPLPPRISGPGGPTALATGTVEDTQLKDSHRSEIDISDLGSRNYGARTDFYCLVTEDDI; from the exons ATGGCAG AGTTTTGCAGTGTACCTCCTGAAATCGTTGCCCCGGCTGCCAATGAGACGCTGGAGCTGGCCCTGGGAAGCCAGGTTGTGCTGAACTGCACCGTGCGCTGGGCAATCAGTGAGCACTGTGAGCCCGTCCCCACCTGGACCAAGGATGGGCAGTGGCTGGGCAGCGAGAGCAGACAAGACAGCACGTG GCTTGGTCAAAATGCCTCGGAGCGTCTCCTTGCCACCGTCCTGCAGGTCAACCTCACGCACAATGCCGATTTTGGGGTGTTTGCCTGCTGGGTCAGCAATGCTACAGCCAGCTTCACCCTGCGGAGAGAGG AGGTTGCAGGGCACGtgagtgcagtgctggctgccctgTTGGTCCTGtccctcctggtgctgctggcagggctctATATCAGATGCCGCCTGAGCGTGCTGCTCTGGTACAGGAACCACTACGGCGAGCTGGAGATGAACG ACGGGAAGCTGTACGATGCTTATGTGTCCCATGCCACCGCTCCAGATGACCGAAAGTTTGTCCACTTCATTGTCAAACCACAGCTGGAGAACCGCTATGGCTACAAGCTCTACCTGGATGAGCAGAACATCATGCCCAATGCTG AGCCATCAGCAGACCTCATCATGAACGTGAGCAGGTGCCGGCGTCTCATTGTGGTCCTCTCTGTGGCGTACCTGGAGCAGGACTGGTGCAACAGCAGCTTTAG GGAAGGGCTCTGGAGGTTGCTGGAGCTTTCCAAGAAACCCATCTTCATCGTCTTTGAGAGCCAGTACCGGGAGATCACACACCCTGCCATCAGCCTGCTGAAGCAACACAGGAGCGCTGTGACCTTGCTGGTTTGGCGAGCAGGCTCCATG ACCCCATCGTCAGACTTCTGGAAGGAGCTGTGCCTGGCCCTGCCACGCAAGGTAGCCTTCCGGCGGACCATgggggacccacagacccagCTACAGGAGGACAAGGACCCCATGCTCATCCTGCACAGCAGCTACTTGGACAGCCGGGGGGACCCCCATCCAGATGGAGACCTGG GCCTCCGTGGATGTGCTTTCAGAAGTCCCCTTCCTCCCCGCATCAGTGGCCCCGGGGGGCCCACAGCTTTGGCCACCGGCACAGTGGAAGACACGCAGCTGAAGGACAGCCACAGATCTGAGATTGACATCTCTGACCTGGGCTCACGCAACTACGGCGCCCGCACAGACTTCTACTGCCTGGTGACAGAAGATGACATCTGA
- the PKP3 gene encoding plakophilin-3 isoform X1, with protein sequence MLQGTGPVGPPNKPEAGVCSLALPSDRQLDGRGREAAEAQRLRSARVQEQVRIRMMLRGQAAAPRPETVALDPVDGRGGPYGTTVRSSFSSRSQTNGLDSKGSLYQSMAKKDFGTLKGSSWSSRSAVDLTPHKRMATVSNGGMPKGRSYGVGYAMSQAANTSPRPSSFHERNYRARQSFDTLSLRSLRLGDGPLPPSAADDRYSIISEQLDPMGHRSLYKNQGNGGFSRSYTFERQMSTGSNAKSSDWLDGGEVPQSRTIRAPAMRTLQRFQSNNRSRLSTSSFGSIQPSSQAALGSSYMGMVEHSSRAPSVRSLAESSHHLQDQRAMDMYNGHSTLLTQQSGGFDDIDLPSAVKYLIASDPNLQVLGAAYLQHKCYSDSNAKKQARSLQAMPKLVKLFNSPNQEVQRHATGAMRNLIYDNAENKLALVEENGIYELMRTLRESDDELRKNVTGILWNLSSSDNLKDRLARDTLEQLTDLVLVPLSGLGGSGVIQQNPSEAEIFYNSTGFLRNLSSASQQTRQKMRECHGLVDAMIHYVNSSLEVGKSEDKSVENAVCVLRNLSYRLYDEMPPSSLQRLEGHRRNNGGTMTGELVGCFSPQSKKAREHYLNADIVTFTEVSKDPKGMEWLWNPQIVGIYNRLLQRCELNKHTTEAASGALQNITAGDRRWAGVLSRLALEQERILNPVLDRVRTADHHQLRSLTGLIRNLSRHARNKDEMSTKVVSHLIEKLPGSVGDKAPPADVIVNIIAVLNNLVVESPMAARDIVYFDGLRKLFYVKKRRDSSDNEKSSRAAASLLGNMWQYTKLHRDFKVKGYRKEDFLSL encoded by the exons ATGCTGCAGGGCACCGGCCCTGTGGGGCCACCCAACAAG CCCGAGGCCGGCGTCTGCTCGCTGGCTCTGCCCTCGGACCGCCAGCTGGACGGTCGCGGCCGAGAGGCGGCCGAGGCCCAGCGGCTGCGCAGCGCTCGTGTCCAGGAGCAGGTCCGCATCCGCATGATGCTGCGGGGGCAGGCGGCCGCCCCACGCCCCGAGACCGTCGCGCTTGACCCGGTGGACGGCAGAG GAGGTCCATATGGCACGACCGTGCGCTCCTCCTTTAGCTCCCGCTCCCAGACCAATGGCTTGGACTCCAAAGGCTCG CTGTACCAATCCATGGCCAAGAAAGATTTTGGCACTCTCAAGGGCAGCAGCTGGTCCTCGCGGTCGGCTGTGGACCTCACGCCACACAAGCGGATGGCAACTGTCAGCAACGGGGGGATGCCGAAGGGCCGGAGCTACGGTGTGGGCTATGCCATGTCGCAGGCTGCCAACACCTCCCCACGGCCCAGCTCCTTCCACGAGCGCAACTACCGGGCCCGGCAGAGCTTTGACACGCTGTCGCTGCGCTCCCTGCGGCTGGGTGATGGGCCACTGCCTCCCAGCGCTGCAGATGACCGCTACAGTATCATCTCGGAGCAGCTGGACCCCATGGGGCACCGGTCCCTCTACAAAAACCAGGGCAACGGTGGCTTCAGCCGCTCGTACACCTTCGAGAGGCAGATGAGCACTGGTTCCAACGCAAAGAGCTCCGACTGGTTGGATGGCGGAGAGGTGCCCCAGAGCCGCACCATTCGGGCGCCAGCCATGCGCACGCTCCAGCGCTTCCAGAGCAACAACCGCTCGCGGCTCAGCACCAGCTCCTTTGGCAGTATCCAGCCGTCCTCACAGGCGGCTCTTGGGAGTTCCTACATGGGCATGGTGGAGCACAGCTCCCGTGCGCCCTCCGTGCGCAGCCTGGCTGAGTCCAGCCACCACCTCCAGGATCAGCGTGCCATGGATATGTACAACGGGCACAGCACGCTGCTCACCCAGCAGTCAGGAGG GTTTGACGACATTGACCTGCCCTCAGCGGTGAAATACCTGATAGCCAGTGACCCCAACCTACAAGTCCTGGGTGCTGCCTACCTCCAGCACAAATGCTACAGTGACAGTAATGCCAAGAAGCAG GCTCGCAGCCTCCAGGCCATGCCCAAGCTGGTGAAGCTCTTTAACAGCCCTAACCAGGAGGTGCAGCGCCATGCAACAGGTGCCATGCGCAACCTCATCTACGACAATGCTGAGAACAAGCTGGCGCTGGTGGAGGAGAACGGCATCTATGAGCTCATGAGGACACTGCGGGAGTCCGATGATGAGCTCCGCAAGAATGTCACAG GGATCCTATGGAATCTTTCCTCCAGTGACAACCTGAAAGATCGCTTGGCTCGAGACACACTGGAGCAGCTCACGGACCTGGTCCTGGTCCCCCTCTCTGGCCTGGGTGGCTCTGGTGTCATCCAGCAGAACCCCTCCGAGGCAGAGATCTTCTACAACTCCACAGGCTTCCTCAG AAATCTGAGCTCTGCGAGCCAGCAGACCCGGCAGAAGATGCGTGAGTGCCATGGGCTGGTGGATGCCATGATCCACTACGTTAACAGCTCCCTAGAAGTGGGGAAGTCAGAAGATAAG AGCGTGGAGAATGCTGTCTGTGTCCTGCGCAACCTCTCCTACCGCCTCTACGATGAAAtgcccccctcctccctccagcGCCTGGAGGGCCACCGTAGGAACAACGGTGGAACCATGACAGGGGAGCTGGTGGGATGCTTCAGCCCCCAGAGCAAGAAGGCTCGAGAG CACTATCTGAATGCAGACATCGTCACTTTCACGGAGGTGTCCAAGGACCCCAAGGGCATGGAGTGGCTCTGGAACCCACAGATTGTGGGCATCTACAACCGGCTGCTGCAGCGCTGCGAGCTCAACAAGCACACCACCGAGGCGGCCTCGGGTGCCTTGCAGAACATCACTGCTGGGGATCGTAGG TGGGCAGGCGTGCTGAGCCGGCTGGCTTTGGAGCAGGAACGCATCCTGAACCCCGTGCTGGACCGCGTCCGCACCGCTGACCACCACCAGCTGCGCTCCCTGACAGGGCTCATCCGCAACCTGTCCCGCCATGCACGCAACAAGGACGAGATGT CCACCAAGGTGGTCAGCCACTTGATTGAGAAGCTGCCAGGGAGCGTCGGGGACAAGGCACCACCTGCTGATGTTATCGTGAACATCATTGCGGTGCTCAACAACCTGGTGGTGGAGAGCCCCATGGCTGCTCGCGACATCGTCTACTTTGATGGCCTCAGGAAGCTCTTCTATGTCAAGAAGAGGAGGGACAG CTCAGACAATGAGAAGTCCTCCCGGGCAGCAGCCAGCCTCCTGGGCAACATGTGGCAATACACCAAGCTCCACCGGGACTTCAAGGTG AAGGGGTACCGGAAGGAGGACTTCCTCAGCCTGTAA
- the SIGIRR gene encoding single Ig IL-1-related receptor isoform X1, producing MPPEFCSVPPEIVAPAANETLELALGSQVVLNCTVRWAISEHCEPVPTWTKDGQWLGSESRQDSTWLGQNASERLLATVLQVNLTHNADFGVFACWVSNATASFTLRREEVAGHVSAVLAALLVLSLLVLLAGLYIRCRLSVLLWYRNHYGELEMNDGKLYDAYVSHATAPDDRKFVHFIVKPQLENRYGYKLYLDEQNIMPNAEPSADLIMNVSRCRRLIVVLSVAYLEQDWCNSSFREGLWRLLELSKKPIFIVFESQYREITHPAISLLKQHRSAVTLLVWRAGSMTPSSDFWKELCLALPRKVAFRRTMGDPQTQLQEDKDPMLILHSSYLDSRGDPHPDGDLGTGLRGCAFRSPLPPRISGPGGPTALATGTVEDTQLKDSHRSEIDISDLGSRNYGARTDFYCLVTEDDI from the exons ATGCCTCCAGAGTTTTGCAGTGTACCTCCTGAAATCGTTGCCCCGGCTGCCAATGAGACGCTGGAGCTGGCCCTGGGAAGCCAGGTTGTGCTGAACTGCACCGTGCGCTGGGCAATCAGTGAGCACTGTGAGCCCGTCCCCACCTGGACCAAGGATGGGCAGTGGCTGGGCAGCGAGAGCAGACAAGACAGCACGTG GCTTGGTCAAAATGCCTCGGAGCGTCTCCTTGCCACCGTCCTGCAGGTCAACCTCACGCACAATGCCGATTTTGGGGTGTTTGCCTGCTGGGTCAGCAATGCTACAGCCAGCTTCACCCTGCGGAGAGAGG AGGTTGCAGGGCACGtgagtgcagtgctggctgccctgTTGGTCCTGtccctcctggtgctgctggcagggctctATATCAGATGCCGCCTGAGCGTGCTGCTCTGGTACAGGAACCACTACGGCGAGCTGGAGATGAACG ACGGGAAGCTGTACGATGCTTATGTGTCCCATGCCACCGCTCCAGATGACCGAAAGTTTGTCCACTTCATTGTCAAACCACAGCTGGAGAACCGCTATGGCTACAAGCTCTACCTGGATGAGCAGAACATCATGCCCAATGCTG AGCCATCAGCAGACCTCATCATGAACGTGAGCAGGTGCCGGCGTCTCATTGTGGTCCTCTCTGTGGCGTACCTGGAGCAGGACTGGTGCAACAGCAGCTTTAG GGAAGGGCTCTGGAGGTTGCTGGAGCTTTCCAAGAAACCCATCTTCATCGTCTTTGAGAGCCAGTACCGGGAGATCACACACCCTGCCATCAGCCTGCTGAAGCAACACAGGAGCGCTGTGACCTTGCTGGTTTGGCGAGCAGGCTCCATG ACCCCATCGTCAGACTTCTGGAAGGAGCTGTGCCTGGCCCTGCCACGCAAGGTAGCCTTCCGGCGGACCATgggggacccacagacccagCTACAGGAGGACAAGGACCCCATGCTCATCCTGCACAGCAGCTACTTGGACAGCCGGGGGGACCCCCATCCAGATGGAGACCTGGGTACAG GCCTCCGTGGATGTGCTTTCAGAAGTCCCCTTCCTCCCCGCATCAGTGGCCCCGGGGGGCCCACAGCTTTGGCCACCGGCACAGTGGAAGACACGCAGCTGAAGGACAGCCACAGATCTGAGATTGACATCTCTGACCTGGGCTCACGCAACTACGGCGCCCGCACAGACTTCTACTGCCTGGTGACAGAAGATGACATCTGA
- the PKP3 gene encoding plakophilin-3 isoform X2, whose amino-acid sequence MPEAGVCSLALPSDRQLDGRGREAAEAQRLRSARVQEQVRIRMMLRGQAAAPRPETVALDPVDGRGGPYGTTVRSSFSSRSQTNGLDSKGSLYQSMAKKDFGTLKGSSWSSRSAVDLTPHKRMATVSNGGMPKGRSYGVGYAMSQAANTSPRPSSFHERNYRARQSFDTLSLRSLRLGDGPLPPSAADDRYSIISEQLDPMGHRSLYKNQGNGGFSRSYTFERQMSTGSNAKSSDWLDGGEVPQSRTIRAPAMRTLQRFQSNNRSRLSTSSFGSIQPSSQAALGSSYMGMVEHSSRAPSVRSLAESSHHLQDQRAMDMYNGHSTLLTQQSGGFDDIDLPSAVKYLIASDPNLQVLGAAYLQHKCYSDSNAKKQARSLQAMPKLVKLFNSPNQEVQRHATGAMRNLIYDNAENKLALVEENGIYELMRTLRESDDELRKNVTGILWNLSSSDNLKDRLARDTLEQLTDLVLVPLSGLGGSGVIQQNPSEAEIFYNSTGFLRNLSSASQQTRQKMRECHGLVDAMIHYVNSSLEVGKSEDKSVENAVCVLRNLSYRLYDEMPPSSLQRLEGHRRNNGGTMTGELVGCFSPQSKKAREHYLNADIVTFTEVSKDPKGMEWLWNPQIVGIYNRLLQRCELNKHTTEAASGALQNITAGDRRWAGVLSRLALEQERILNPVLDRVRTADHHQLRSLTGLIRNLSRHARNKDEMSTKVVSHLIEKLPGSVGDKAPPADVIVNIIAVLNNLVVESPMAARDIVYFDGLRKLFYVKKRRDSSDNEKSSRAAASLLGNMWQYTKLHRDFKVKGYRKEDFLSL is encoded by the exons atg CCCGAGGCCGGCGTCTGCTCGCTGGCTCTGCCCTCGGACCGCCAGCTGGACGGTCGCGGCCGAGAGGCGGCCGAGGCCCAGCGGCTGCGCAGCGCTCGTGTCCAGGAGCAGGTCCGCATCCGCATGATGCTGCGGGGGCAGGCGGCCGCCCCACGCCCCGAGACCGTCGCGCTTGACCCGGTGGACGGCAGAG GAGGTCCATATGGCACGACCGTGCGCTCCTCCTTTAGCTCCCGCTCCCAGACCAATGGCTTGGACTCCAAAGGCTCG CTGTACCAATCCATGGCCAAGAAAGATTTTGGCACTCTCAAGGGCAGCAGCTGGTCCTCGCGGTCGGCTGTGGACCTCACGCCACACAAGCGGATGGCAACTGTCAGCAACGGGGGGATGCCGAAGGGCCGGAGCTACGGTGTGGGCTATGCCATGTCGCAGGCTGCCAACACCTCCCCACGGCCCAGCTCCTTCCACGAGCGCAACTACCGGGCCCGGCAGAGCTTTGACACGCTGTCGCTGCGCTCCCTGCGGCTGGGTGATGGGCCACTGCCTCCCAGCGCTGCAGATGACCGCTACAGTATCATCTCGGAGCAGCTGGACCCCATGGGGCACCGGTCCCTCTACAAAAACCAGGGCAACGGTGGCTTCAGCCGCTCGTACACCTTCGAGAGGCAGATGAGCACTGGTTCCAACGCAAAGAGCTCCGACTGGTTGGATGGCGGAGAGGTGCCCCAGAGCCGCACCATTCGGGCGCCAGCCATGCGCACGCTCCAGCGCTTCCAGAGCAACAACCGCTCGCGGCTCAGCACCAGCTCCTTTGGCAGTATCCAGCCGTCCTCACAGGCGGCTCTTGGGAGTTCCTACATGGGCATGGTGGAGCACAGCTCCCGTGCGCCCTCCGTGCGCAGCCTGGCTGAGTCCAGCCACCACCTCCAGGATCAGCGTGCCATGGATATGTACAACGGGCACAGCACGCTGCTCACCCAGCAGTCAGGAGG GTTTGACGACATTGACCTGCCCTCAGCGGTGAAATACCTGATAGCCAGTGACCCCAACCTACAAGTCCTGGGTGCTGCCTACCTCCAGCACAAATGCTACAGTGACAGTAATGCCAAGAAGCAG GCTCGCAGCCTCCAGGCCATGCCCAAGCTGGTGAAGCTCTTTAACAGCCCTAACCAGGAGGTGCAGCGCCATGCAACAGGTGCCATGCGCAACCTCATCTACGACAATGCTGAGAACAAGCTGGCGCTGGTGGAGGAGAACGGCATCTATGAGCTCATGAGGACACTGCGGGAGTCCGATGATGAGCTCCGCAAGAATGTCACAG GGATCCTATGGAATCTTTCCTCCAGTGACAACCTGAAAGATCGCTTGGCTCGAGACACACTGGAGCAGCTCACGGACCTGGTCCTGGTCCCCCTCTCTGGCCTGGGTGGCTCTGGTGTCATCCAGCAGAACCCCTCCGAGGCAGAGATCTTCTACAACTCCACAGGCTTCCTCAG AAATCTGAGCTCTGCGAGCCAGCAGACCCGGCAGAAGATGCGTGAGTGCCATGGGCTGGTGGATGCCATGATCCACTACGTTAACAGCTCCCTAGAAGTGGGGAAGTCAGAAGATAAG AGCGTGGAGAATGCTGTCTGTGTCCTGCGCAACCTCTCCTACCGCCTCTACGATGAAAtgcccccctcctccctccagcGCCTGGAGGGCCACCGTAGGAACAACGGTGGAACCATGACAGGGGAGCTGGTGGGATGCTTCAGCCCCCAGAGCAAGAAGGCTCGAGAG CACTATCTGAATGCAGACATCGTCACTTTCACGGAGGTGTCCAAGGACCCCAAGGGCATGGAGTGGCTCTGGAACCCACAGATTGTGGGCATCTACAACCGGCTGCTGCAGCGCTGCGAGCTCAACAAGCACACCACCGAGGCGGCCTCGGGTGCCTTGCAGAACATCACTGCTGGGGATCGTAGG TGGGCAGGCGTGCTGAGCCGGCTGGCTTTGGAGCAGGAACGCATCCTGAACCCCGTGCTGGACCGCGTCCGCACCGCTGACCACCACCAGCTGCGCTCCCTGACAGGGCTCATCCGCAACCTGTCCCGCCATGCACGCAACAAGGACGAGATGT CCACCAAGGTGGTCAGCCACTTGATTGAGAAGCTGCCAGGGAGCGTCGGGGACAAGGCACCACCTGCTGATGTTATCGTGAACATCATTGCGGTGCTCAACAACCTGGTGGTGGAGAGCCCCATGGCTGCTCGCGACATCGTCTACTTTGATGGCCTCAGGAAGCTCTTCTATGTCAAGAAGAGGAGGGACAG CTCAGACAATGAGAAGTCCTCCCGGGCAGCAGCCAGCCTCCTGGGCAACATGTGGCAATACACCAAGCTCCACCGGGACTTCAAGGTG AAGGGGTACCGGAAGGAGGACTTCCTCAGCCTGTAA
- the SIGIRR gene encoding single Ig IL-1-related receptor isoform X2: MAEFCSVPPEIVAPAANETLELALGSQVVLNCTVRWAISEHCEPVPTWTKDGQWLGSESRQDSTWLGQNASERLLATVLQVNLTHNADFGVFACWVSNATASFTLRREEVAGHVSAVLAALLVLSLLVLLAGLYIRCRLSVLLWYRNHYGELEMNDGKLYDAYVSHATAPDDRKFVHFIVKPQLENRYGYKLYLDEQNIMPNAEPSADLIMNVSRCRRLIVVLSVAYLEQDWCNSSFREGLWRLLELSKKPIFIVFESQYREITHPAISLLKQHRSAVTLLVWRAGSMTPSSDFWKELCLALPRKVAFRRTMGDPQTQLQEDKDPMLILHSSYLDSRGDPHPDGDLGTGLRGCAFRSPLPPRISGPGGPTALATGTVEDTQLKDSHRSEIDISDLGSRNYGARTDFYCLVTEDDI; the protein is encoded by the exons ATGGCAG AGTTTTGCAGTGTACCTCCTGAAATCGTTGCCCCGGCTGCCAATGAGACGCTGGAGCTGGCCCTGGGAAGCCAGGTTGTGCTGAACTGCACCGTGCGCTGGGCAATCAGTGAGCACTGTGAGCCCGTCCCCACCTGGACCAAGGATGGGCAGTGGCTGGGCAGCGAGAGCAGACAAGACAGCACGTG GCTTGGTCAAAATGCCTCGGAGCGTCTCCTTGCCACCGTCCTGCAGGTCAACCTCACGCACAATGCCGATTTTGGGGTGTTTGCCTGCTGGGTCAGCAATGCTACAGCCAGCTTCACCCTGCGGAGAGAGG AGGTTGCAGGGCACGtgagtgcagtgctggctgccctgTTGGTCCTGtccctcctggtgctgctggcagggctctATATCAGATGCCGCCTGAGCGTGCTGCTCTGGTACAGGAACCACTACGGCGAGCTGGAGATGAACG ACGGGAAGCTGTACGATGCTTATGTGTCCCATGCCACCGCTCCAGATGACCGAAAGTTTGTCCACTTCATTGTCAAACCACAGCTGGAGAACCGCTATGGCTACAAGCTCTACCTGGATGAGCAGAACATCATGCCCAATGCTG AGCCATCAGCAGACCTCATCATGAACGTGAGCAGGTGCCGGCGTCTCATTGTGGTCCTCTCTGTGGCGTACCTGGAGCAGGACTGGTGCAACAGCAGCTTTAG GGAAGGGCTCTGGAGGTTGCTGGAGCTTTCCAAGAAACCCATCTTCATCGTCTTTGAGAGCCAGTACCGGGAGATCACACACCCTGCCATCAGCCTGCTGAAGCAACACAGGAGCGCTGTGACCTTGCTGGTTTGGCGAGCAGGCTCCATG ACCCCATCGTCAGACTTCTGGAAGGAGCTGTGCCTGGCCCTGCCACGCAAGGTAGCCTTCCGGCGGACCATgggggacccacagacccagCTACAGGAGGACAAGGACCCCATGCTCATCCTGCACAGCAGCTACTTGGACAGCCGGGGGGACCCCCATCCAGATGGAGACCTGGGTACAG GCCTCCGTGGATGTGCTTTCAGAAGTCCCCTTCCTCCCCGCATCAGTGGCCCCGGGGGGCCCACAGCTTTGGCCACCGGCACAGTGGAAGACACGCAGCTGAAGGACAGCCACAGATCTGAGATTGACATCTCTGACCTGGGCTCACGCAACTACGGCGCCCGCACAGACTTCTACTGCCTGGTGACAGAAGATGACATCTGA